From a region of the Falco peregrinus isolate bFalPer1 chromosome 5, bFalPer1.pri, whole genome shotgun sequence genome:
- the ATG9B gene encoding autophagy-related protein 9B isoform X2 has translation MEAQGEYQRLEDFEEDSPPGEEELLVHVTEGLQDSWHHIKNLDNFFTKIYHFHQKNGFTCMMLSDIFELVQFLFVVTFTTFLLCCVDYDVLFANRPLNHSHAGGVAPDRSKVTLPDAVLPAPQCAQRIQASGWIIFLLVMAAVFWLYRLVKVLCSLLSYWEIRTFYIKALNIPSEGLCNYSWQEVQERLILLQRQQQMCVHKKELTELDIYHRILRFKNYTVAMINKSLLPVHFRLPLLGSVVFLTQGLKYNLELLLFWGPGSLFQNKWSLRPQCKRAGARRELARRLARAMVLLGLANLLLCPCVLVWQLLYAFFSYAEVIKREPGSLGARRWSLYGRHYLRHFNELNHELQARLSRGYKPATKYMNSFTSPLLTVLAKNIGFFAGSILAVLIVLTVYDEDVLTVQHILTAITLLGLVVTLARSFIPDEHMVWCPEQLLQRVLAHVHYMPDHWQGNASRSETRSEMAQLFQYKAVFILEELLSPILTPLILIFALPTRALDIVDFFRNFTVEVVGVGDICSFAQLDVRNHGNPQWLSAGQTEASVYQQAENGKTELSLMHFAITNPRWQPPPQSELFLSQLKEKVQQDAATAPPAQCILAEGPLGASLLSDDSAAAPEGLLASVLARPILSASGLARDRHFAQPCSTASAAASVLASLASPLPGRARGPPADSPGCHSDRLLPEESLLLSKSRLHSLSHSALLSEVASAEMSLHAIYLHELHQQQQQGPGPQAVGVWGATGAPKPPPMTTGSAARASQAQHREMPLGGWAEEEEEEKEEEEVQTTG, from the exons ACTCTTGGCACCACATCAAGAACCTGGATAATTTCTTCACCAAGAT CTACCACTTCCACCAGAAGAATGGCTTCACCTGCATGATGCTTTCGGACATCTTTGAGCTGGT GCAGTTCCTGTTCGTTGTCACCTTCACCACCTTCCTGCTGTGTTGCGTGGATTATGACGTCCTCTTTGCCAACCGGCCACTCAACCACAGCCACGCCGGGGGGGTGGCCCCTGACCGCAGCAAGGTGACACTGCCCGATGCTGTCCTGCCAGCCCCGCAGTGTGCCCAGAg GATCCAGGCCAGTGGCTGGATCATCTTCCTGCTGGTGATGGCAGCTGTCTTCTGGCTGTACCGGCTGGTGAAggtgctctgcagcctgctgagcTACTGGGAGATCCGAACCTTCTATATCAAAGCCCTCAACATCCCCTCG GAGGGGCTGTGCAACTACAGCTGGCAGGAGGTGCAGGAACGGCTGATCTTGctgcagcggcagcagcagatGTGCGTGCACAAGAAGGAGCTGACGGAGCTGGACATCTACCACCGCATCCTGCGCTTCAAGAACTACACGGTGGCCATGATCAACAAGTCGCTTCTGCCCGTCCACTTCCGCCTGCCGCTGCTGGGCTCCGTCGTCTTCCTCACCCAGGGCCTCAAGTACAACCTGGAGCTGCTCCTTTTCTGGGGCCCCGGCTCGCTCTTCCAGAACAAGTGGAGCCTGCGGCCGCAGTGCAAGCGGGCAGGCGCCCGGCGGGAGCTGGCCCGGCGCTTGGCACGTGccatggtgctgctggggctggccaacctgctgctctgcccctgcGTGCTGGTCTGGCAGCTTCTCTACGCCTTCTTCAGCTACGCCGAGGTGATCAAGCGGGAGCCGGGCAGCCTGGGTGCCCGCCGCTGGTCCCTCTATGGCCGCCACTACCTGCGCCACTTCAATGAGCTCAACCACGAGCTGCAGGCACGGCTGAGCCGCGGCTACAAGCCGGCCACCAAGTACATGAACTCCTTCACCAGCCCGCTGCTCACTGTGCTGGCCAAGAACATCGGCTTCTTCGCTGGCTCCATCCTGGCCGTGCTCATTGTCCTGACCGTCTATGATGAAGATGTGCTGACGGTGCAGCACATCCTCACCGCCATCacgctgctggggctggtggtcACTCTGGCCAG GTCCTTCATCCCCGATGAGCACATGGTCTGGTGCCCAGAGCAACTGCTGCAGCGTGTCCTGGCCCACGTCCACTACATGCCTGACCACTGGCAGGGCAATGCCAGCCGGTCGGAGACACGTAGCGAGATGGCACAGCTCTTCCAGTACAAGGCG GTTTTCatcctggaggagctgctgagcCCCATCCTCACCCCCCTCATCCTCATCTTTGCCCTGCCCACTCGTGCCCTCGACATCGTCGACTTCTTCCGCAACTTCACGGTGGAGGTGGTGGGAGTGGGCGACATCTGCTCCTTTGCCCAGCTTGATGTCCGCAACCACGGCAATCCCCAG TGGCTGTCAGCCGGGCAGACGGAGGCCTCCGTGTACCAGCAAGCAGAGAATGGGAAGACGGAGCTGTCGCTGATGCACTTCGCTATCACCAACCCGCGCTGGCAGCCACCGCCACAGAGCGAGCTCTTCCTCAGccagctgaaggagaaggtgcaGCAGGACGCGGCCACTGCGCCGCCTGCCCAGTGCATCCTGGCCGAGGGGCCGTTGGGAGCATCCCTCCTCTCCGACGACTCGGCAGCTGCG CCAGAGGGCCTGCTAGCCAGCGTCCTGGCCCGGCCCATCCTCTCGGCCAGCGGGCTGGCCCGGGACCGGCACtttgcccagccctgcagcacggccagcgccgccgccagcGTCCTGGCCTCCCTGGCATCGCCCCTGCCTGGGCGGGCACGGGGTCCCCCCGCCGACAGCCCCGGCTGCCACAGCGACCGCCTGCTCCCGGAGGAGAG cctgctcctgagcAAGTCACGGCTGCACAGCCTGAGCCACTCGGCACTGCTCTCCGAGGTGGCCTCGGCCGAGATGAGCCTCCATGCCATCTACCTGCACGAG ctccaccagcagcagcagcaaggcccTGGACCCCAGGccgtgggggtgtggggggccACAGGAGCACCCAAGCCTCCCCCCATGACCACAG GCTCAGCTGCCAGGGCCTCACAGGCTCAGCACCGGGAGATGCCGCTGGGTGGCTGGGccgaggaagaggaggaagagaaggaggaggaggaagtgcaGACGACCGGCTAG